A section of the Ornithinimicrobium sufpigmenti genome encodes:
- a CDS encoding GTP pyrophosphokinase: MVSSEPARIRRAAARYAADHEAYVAATDAYVALVTQLLDDAGINYLDVSGRTKTVESYAGKLSRRVDGRLAYPDPDRDITDQIGVRVITYVLADVRAVVELLADQLVILEDRDMGRETAAQGRWGYSSRHLLVGLDPARHQTKGPMRGRKASVQIRTVLQHAWAEFEHDIRYKGSVPETHAPDFDRRFTLAAGLLELADQQFTAIRDRHREEVAPPVDPADDDPRIGSQELSAFLAGQFADAGWSRTDHYAWVSGLLLELGITSLAELRDLLRTVDTADIEARMGYRYPPGAVRRLDDALLSVFRDRYVALHGNAHRTALLEARLEKLSAATP, encoded by the coding sequence ATGGTGTCCTCCGAGCCGGCCAGGATCCGCAGGGCCGCGGCCCGGTATGCCGCGGACCACGAGGCCTACGTCGCCGCCACCGACGCTTACGTCGCCCTGGTCACCCAGCTCCTCGACGACGCGGGGATCAACTACCTGGACGTGAGCGGCCGCACCAAGACCGTCGAGTCCTACGCCGGCAAGCTCTCCCGCCGGGTGGACGGCCGGCTGGCCTACCCGGACCCGGACCGGGACATCACCGACCAGATCGGCGTCCGGGTCATCACCTACGTCCTGGCCGACGTCCGTGCCGTCGTGGAGCTGCTGGCCGACCAGCTGGTCATCCTGGAGGACCGCGACATGGGCCGGGAGACCGCGGCGCAGGGCCGGTGGGGCTACTCCAGCCGGCACCTGCTCGTCGGCCTCGACCCCGCGCGCCACCAGACCAAGGGCCCGATGCGCGGCCGCAAGGCCTCGGTCCAGATCCGCACCGTGCTGCAGCACGCGTGGGCGGAGTTCGAGCACGACATCCGCTACAAGGGCTCGGTCCCGGAGACGCACGCCCCCGACTTCGACCGCCGTTTCACCCTCGCCGCCGGCCTGCTGGAGCTGGCCGACCAGCAGTTCACCGCCATCCGCGACCGGCACCGCGAGGAGGTCGCCCCGCCCGTCGACCCGGCCGACGACGACCCGCGCATCGGCAGCCAGGAGCTCTCCGCCTTCCTGGCCGGCCAGTTCGCCGACGCCGGCTGGTCCCGAACCGACCACTACGCCTGGGTCTCGGGCCTGCTGCTCGAGCTCGGCATCACCTCGCTCGCCGAGCTGCGCGACCTGCTGCGCACCGTGGACACCGCCGACATCGAGGCGCGGATGGGCTACCGCTACCCGCCCGGCGCCGTGCGCCGTCTCGACGACGCACTCCTGTCGGTCTTCCGGGACAGGTATGTGGCCCTGCACGGCAACGCGCACCGCACCGCCCTGCTCGAGGCCCGGCTGGAGAAGCTGTCCGCGGCCACCCCGTAG
- a CDS encoding sugar-binding transcriptional regulator, with amino-acid sequence MGRPQEERWTPVSDAVRVGGDGSLRAAADVARRYYLDGRSKVEIAAELGLSRFKVARLLDLANEAGIVRIEIVEPVEEQVLELAEEVRSRWGLKDCRVVPTSTAAAADVGQAAAELLVGLLGPQDVLGLPWSRSVHAMVDIFTTLPTVPAVPIVQLSGAMASSTVDSSTIDLVRRASRKAGAGRKVFFAPLVMPDREAADAVRRDPAVRDTLAAASTVTVAMVGVGGWGPGSSTIYDAVDEPVREEVADAGAVGEVAGIFFDVDGGIVETDLSARIIALSPAHLTQIPTVLSSAHQVERVPALAAALRGGLVNTLVVTADVAEELLTGCPGPG; translated from the coding sequence GTGGGCCGCCCGCAGGAGGAGAGGTGGACGCCGGTGTCCGATGCGGTCAGGGTCGGTGGTGATGGCTCCTTGCGGGCCGCTGCGGACGTCGCACGTCGCTATTACCTCGACGGGCGGTCCAAGGTGGAGATCGCGGCCGAGCTGGGCCTGAGCCGGTTCAAGGTCGCCCGCCTGCTGGACCTGGCCAACGAGGCCGGGATCGTCCGGATCGAGATCGTCGAGCCGGTCGAGGAGCAGGTGCTGGAGCTGGCGGAGGAGGTGCGCAGTCGCTGGGGGCTGAAGGACTGCCGGGTGGTGCCCACGTCCACGGCGGCGGCCGCCGACGTCGGACAGGCCGCGGCGGAGCTGCTGGTGGGGCTGCTCGGCCCCCAGGACGTCCTGGGTCTGCCGTGGAGCCGGTCCGTCCATGCCATGGTGGACATCTTCACCACGCTCCCCACCGTCCCCGCAGTCCCGATCGTTCAGCTGAGCGGTGCCATGGCGAGCAGCACCGTCGACAGCAGCACGATCGACCTCGTCCGCCGCGCCTCGAGGAAGGCCGGCGCCGGACGGAAGGTCTTCTTCGCACCCCTCGTCATGCCCGACCGGGAGGCCGCCGACGCGGTCCGGCGGGACCCGGCCGTGCGCGACACGCTGGCCGCCGCGAGCACGGTGACGGTGGCCATGGTCGGGGTCGGGGGGTGGGGGCCGGGCTCGTCGACCATCTACGACGCCGTCGACGAGCCCGTCCGAGAGGAGGTCGCCGATGCGGGGGCGGTGGGTGAGGTCGCCGGGATCTTCTTCGACGTCGACGGCGGCATCGTCGAGACCGACCTGTCCGCCCGGATCATCGCGCTGAGCCCCGCCCATCTGACGCAGATCCCCACCGTGCTCAGCAGCGCGCACCAGGTCGAGCGCGTCCCCGCGCTCGCCGCGGCCCTGCGCGGTGGGCTCGTCAACACCCTGGTGGTGACGGCCGACGTCGCCGAGGAGCTGCTGACGGGCTGCCCCGGCCCCGGGTGA